Proteins found in one Myxosarcina sp. GI1 genomic segment:
- a CDS encoding RNA-binding protein: MSIYVGNLSYEVNSEDLNEVFAEYGTVKRVHIPSDRETGRPRGFAFVEMESEANEDEAIKALDGAEWMDRQLKVNKARPREDNRNRGGRNNRF, from the coding sequence ATGTCAATTTACGTAGGCAATCTATCTTACGAAGTTAATTCAGAAGACTTAAACGAAGTCTTCGCTGAATATGGAACTGTTAAACGGGTTCATATTCCTAGCGATCGCGAAACAGGTCGTCCAAGAGGATTTGCATTTGTCGAGATGGAATCGGAAGCTAATGAAGACGAAGCTATCAAAGCTCTAGATGGAGCAGAATGGATGGATCGTCAGCTAAAAGTTAATAAAGCTAGACCTCGCGAAGATAATAGAAATCGTGGTGGACGAAACAACCGTTTCTAA
- a CDS encoding FHA domain-containing protein, which translates to MSTTNSISTALLVERAVIATKILPPPTFKIKALNAETGEYKEQLLTTATGNQNCLLGRHPSCDLVLDSAEVSRIHGRIWYQDGQCFFTDFGSTDGSQIDGREVEHKQVYPLKPNNLLRIGGFVLTIARMDEENSLQHQPAAADKELSKPPHQWNSGELTVRCIQAIAETHDVKTFRFVAEPSILFAYKPGQFVTLVLEIAGKKVLRSYSISSTPSRPHILEITVKRVPPPTDAVDAPPGLVSNWLHDNISVGSQVKLKAPMGNFTCVDKEAQKLLFISAGSGITPMMSMLRWLCDTKPDVDLGFIHSARSPRNVIFQYELESMAARYPNFKLAVTTTRSEPGRAWQGYKGRLTELMLQAIAPDYQERLVYVCGSNPFMERVKTIFKTFGFPMENYYEESFSSPKKSFATKNESELVGSQKFSDRESSFKSAIKKQENIVSVNTAKTESTVVVFSKLGKEISCDSEDTVLETAEREGIELPFGCRMGACGACKLPLLEGEVSYDDDPGCEAGQLFTCIAKPVGRVVVEA; encoded by the coding sequence ATGTCAACAACTAATAGCATAAGCACGGCATTATTAGTAGAGCGGGCAGTTATAGCTACAAAAATTTTGCCGCCACCCACGTTCAAAATTAAAGCACTAAATGCCGAAACTGGTGAATACAAAGAGCAACTATTAACAACAGCAACTGGAAACCAAAATTGCCTACTTGGCAGACATCCCAGTTGCGATTTAGTTCTCGATAGTGCGGAAGTGAGTCGTATTCACGGTCGCATCTGGTATCAAGATGGACAGTGTTTCTTTACCGACTTTGGTAGTACCGATGGATCTCAAATTGACGGTCGGGAAGTCGAACACAAACAGGTGTATCCTTTGAAGCCAAATAATTTGCTTCGCATCGGTGGGTTTGTGCTGACCATCGCTCGGATGGATGAAGAAAACAGCTTGCAACATCAGCCAGCAGCAGCAGACAAAGAGCTTTCTAAACCACCTCATCAGTGGAATTCGGGAGAGCTTACCGTTCGCTGTATTCAAGCGATCGCCGAAACTCACGATGTCAAAACTTTTCGTTTTGTTGCCGAACCGTCAATATTGTTTGCTTATAAACCAGGACAGTTTGTCACCCTGGTTTTAGAAATTGCAGGTAAAAAAGTGTTGCGTTCTTATTCCATTTCTTCAACTCCTTCGCGTCCCCATATTTTGGAAATTACCGTCAAGCGAGTTCCACCACCAACTGATGCAGTTGATGCTCCACCAGGACTAGTTTCTAACTGGCTGCACGATAACATTTCCGTTGGCTCTCAGGTTAAATTAAAAGCACCGATGGGAAATTTTACCTGTGTAGATAAGGAAGCTCAAAAACTGCTATTTATTTCGGCTGGTAGCGGTATTACCCCGATGATGTCGATGTTGCGCTGGCTTTGCGATACCAAACCCGATGTTGATCTTGGCTTTATTCACAGCGCCCGCAGTCCTCGCAATGTTATCTTTCAGTACGAACTGGAATCGATGGCGGCGCGGTATCCCAATTTTAAGTTAGCAGTGACTACAACTCGCTCCGAACCAGGTCGAGCTTGGCAGGGATACAAAGGCAGACTCACTGAATTGATGCTGCAAGCGATCGCTCCCGACTATCAAGAGCGGTTAGTTTATGTCTGCGGTTCCAATCCTTTTATGGAGAGAGTTAAAACCATATTCAAAACCTTTGGTTTCCCGATGGAAAATTACTATGAAGAGAGCTTTAGCAGTCCGAAAAAGTCTTTTGCCACTAAAAACGAGTCTGAGCTAGTAGGTAGTCAAAAATTTTCTGACAGAGAGAGTTCTTTCAAGTCTGCTATTAAGAAGCAAGAAAATATTGTCTCTGTAAATACAGCTAAAACCGAATCTACTGTTGTAGTCTTTAGCAAATTAGGTAAAGAAATTTCCTGCGATTCTGAAGACACCGTTCTCGAAACCGCTGAAAGAGAAGGAATTGAGCTTCCCTTTGGCTGTCGCATGGGGGCTTGTGGAGCCTGCAAACTGCCCCTGTTAGAAGGAGAGGTTAGTTATGATGACGACCCTGGTTGTGAAGCGGGACAACTTTTTACCTGTATCGCCAAACCAGTAGGAAGGGTTGTAGTTGAAGCTTAA
- a CDS encoding GIY-YIG nuclease family protein, translated as MEPEHNTPIEHQNVPQAHQGLHSFLYSSDDEHNVDRNSIVLDSDGTAIVTVSEWQNQTENTKVAGVYAVLDRERIYQYIGYSRDVLRSLKGHIIQNGAEVCAFIRVKTIKFPKRQAMETVKDEWLAELNYTPIGNTTKLGTWASTIGEAAKATMTEAEKNTYEEKKLKLRKAMADATLTDELAAQDTQSEAELKRRHKLEAAIKNDDWSSVIES; from the coding sequence GTGGAACCCGAACATAATACTCCCATCGAACATCAAAATGTTCCTCAAGCTCATCAAGGATTACACAGTTTTTTGTATAGTTCTGATGATGAACATAATGTCGATCGCAATTCCATTGTCTTAGATTCTGATGGAACAGCCATAGTAACGGTGTCAGAGTGGCAAAACCAGACGGAAAATACTAAAGTTGCAGGGGTTTATGCAGTTTTAGACAGAGAACGCATTTATCAGTATATTGGTTATTCCAGGGATGTCCTACGTTCTCTAAAAGGACACATTATCCAAAACGGCGCAGAAGTTTGCGCTTTTATTCGAGTCAAAACTATTAAGTTTCCCAAGCGTCAAGCGATGGAAACAGTAAAAGATGAATGGTTGGCTGAGTTAAATTATACTCCAATCGGCAATACAACTAAGTTAGGTACATGGGCGAGTACAATTGGCGAAGCAGCTAAAGCTACCATGACAGAAGCGGAAAAAAATACTTACGAAGAAAAGAAATTGAAACTAAGAAAAGCAATGGCAGATGCGACTCTTACTGATGAACTAGCAGCGCAAGACACACAAAGCGAAGCCGAACTCAAGCGTCGTCATAAATTAGAAGCAGCAATTAAAAACGACGATTGGAGTTCGGTAATTGAGTCTTAA
- the uvrB gene encoding excinuclease ABC subunit UvrB yields MSLFNLQAPFQPMGDQPQAIAELTKSLQAGNRFQTLLGATGTGKTFSIAHTIANVEKPTLVLAHNKTLAAQLCNELRQFFPNNAVEYFISYYDYYQPEAYIPVSDTYIEKTASINDEIDMLRHSATRSLFERRDVIVVASISCIYGLGIPSEYLKAAVPLRMGMEVNQRELLRDLVSVQYSRNDIELERGRFRVKGDVLEIVPAYEDRIIRIEFFGDEIEALRYVDPVTGEILQSLNGINIYPARHFVTPEERLEQACLDIQAELDARLIELENQNKLLEAQRLSQRARYDLELLREVGYCNGVENYSRHLAGRKPGEPPECLIDYFPDDWLLVVDESHVTVPQIRGMYNGDRSRKMVLIEHGFRLPSAADNRPLKSDEFWQKVNQCVLVSATPGKWEFEQSEDRVIEQIIRPTGVIDPEIMVRPTDGQVDDLLGEIKERVTKQERVLITTLTKRMAEDLSEYFNERDIKVQYLHSEIKSIERIEILQALRNGEFDVLIGVNLLREGLDLPEVSLVAILDADKEGFLRSESSIIQTIGRAARHVRGEAILYADNLTNSMARAIEETERRRNIQVAYNKRHNITPKPIIKKGDNAILAFLDISRRLNKEQLEEIYENSNELSLEQIPDLIEQLEAKMKEAAKNLEFEEAAKYRDRIQNLRDKLLGKKRI; encoded by the coding sequence ATGAGCTTATTCAATTTGCAAGCACCATTTCAACCAATGGGCGATCAGCCCCAGGCGATCGCCGAGTTGACTAAATCCCTTCAGGCAGGCAATCGTTTTCAAACTCTTTTGGGTGCTACGGGGACGGGTAAAACCTTTTCCATCGCTCATACCATTGCTAACGTCGAAAAACCCACATTGGTACTGGCTCATAACAAAACCCTGGCGGCGCAGCTATGTAACGAGTTGCGGCAGTTTTTTCCAAACAATGCCGTAGAGTATTTTATTAGTTATTACGACTACTATCAGCCAGAAGCATATATTCCCGTCAGCGATACCTATATTGAAAAGACCGCTTCGATTAACGACGAAATCGATATGTTGCGTCACTCGGCAACGCGATCGCTTTTTGAACGCCGAGATGTAATTGTGGTGGCTTCCATTAGTTGTATCTATGGTTTGGGTATACCTTCAGAGTATCTTAAAGCGGCAGTTCCGTTACGTATGGGCATGGAAGTAAATCAGCGTGAATTGCTTAGAGATTTAGTGTCGGTACAGTATTCTCGTAACGATATCGAACTCGAACGGGGCAGATTTCGGGTTAAGGGAGATGTATTAGAAATCGTTCCTGCTTATGAAGATCGCATTATCAGAATTGAGTTTTTTGGCGATGAGATTGAGGCACTGCGCTATGTCGATCCAGTTACAGGAGAGATTTTACAAAGTTTGAATGGCATCAATATATATCCCGCCCGTCACTTTGTTACGCCAGAAGAAAGATTAGAGCAAGCCTGTCTGGATATTCAAGCCGAACTAGACGCTCGTTTAATCGAGTTAGAAAACCAAAACAAACTTTTAGAAGCTCAAAGACTGTCACAACGCGCCCGTTACGATTTAGAACTATTACGAGAAGTAGGATACTGCAACGGCGTAGAAAACTATTCGCGACATCTAGCAGGTAGAAAGCCAGGTGAACCTCCAGAATGTCTGATCGACTATTTTCCCGATGATTGGCTATTAGTTGTCGATGAGTCGCACGTTACCGTACCGCAAATTCGGGGTATGTATAACGGCGATCGCTCGCGAAAAATGGTGTTAATCGAACACGGCTTTCGTCTGCCTTCGGCAGCTGATAATCGTCCTTTAAAATCCGATGAATTTTGGCAGAAAGTCAATCAATGCGTTTTGGTTTCTGCTACCCCTGGTAAATGGGAATTCGAGCAGTCAGAAGATCGGGTAATCGAGCAGATTATTCGTCCTACAGGAGTAATCGATCCCGAAATTATGGTGCGCCCTACCGATGGACAAGTAGACGATCTTTTAGGAGAAATTAAAGAGCGTGTTACCAAGCAAGAACGAGTTTTGATTACTACTCTAACTAAAAGAATGGCAGAAGATCTGAGCGAATATTTTAACGAACGAGATATTAAAGTACAGTATCTTCACTCGGAAATTAAATCGATCGAGCGGATTGAAATTTTACAGGCTTTGAGAAATGGTGAGTTTGATGTTTTAATTGGCGTTAACCTTCTAAGAGAGGGATTGGATCTACCTGAAGTATCTTTAGTAGCAATTTTAGATGCCGATAAAGAAGGCTTTTTGCGATCGGAAAGTTCGATTATTCAGACTATAGGTAGAGCCGCACGTCATGTTCGCGGAGAGGCAATTTTATACGCCGACAATTTAACCAATAGCATGGCAAGGGCGATTGAAGAAACGGAAAGAAGACGTAATATTCAGGTTGCCTACAACAAAAGGCACAATATTACCCCCAAACCAATTATCAAAAAAGGTGACAATGCGATTCTGGCTTTCTTAGATATTTCTCGTCGCTTAAATAAAGAGCAGTTAGAAGAAATTTACGAAAATTCCAACGAACTCTCTTTAGAACAAATTCCCGATTTGATAGAGCAGCTAGAAGCCAAAATGAAAGAAGCTGCCAAAAATTTAGAATTTGAAGAAGCAGCAAAATATCGCGATCGCATTCAAAATCTACGCGATAAATTATTAGGCAAAAAACGTATCTAA
- a CDS encoding DUF6464 family protein: MTNGLSHLVALKLGILLVLGILPALTYLFILQKLNRRWQERLRQFRTLNSYRDRDLFAVYYRDRRRTLSKRYIGDLSCLYNARSPYIRCAVNPQGPCKECFYYQKKDAC; encoded by the coding sequence ATGACTAATGGTTTATCTCATCTGGTTGCTCTGAAGCTAGGTATCCTCTTAGTTCTTGGCATTTTACCCGCTTTGACTTATTTATTTATCTTGCAGAAACTCAATCGTAGGTGGCAAGAGCGACTCAGACAGTTTCGGACACTCAATTCATATCGCGATCGCGATTTGTTTGCTGTTTATTATCGCGATCGCCGTCGAACACTAAGCAAACGCTATATTGGCGATCTCAGTTGTCTGTATAATGCTCGTTCTCCTTATATTCGCTGTGCAGTTAATCCTCAAGGACCGTGCAAGGAATGTTTTTACTATCAAAAAAAAGACGCTTGCTAG
- a CDS encoding 4Fe-4S binding protein: MLNRVSESKMHIIRWVLVIGWLLLIFSLFYDPISHHLSDPNNSLSPFRDRIISLAKLPDSCVRVQGECLSETPYPMGTRFFWGMIVPCAIAIVFVFGHETWRRICPLYFLSQIPRTLGLEPRLNISKNSWLVRNHIYVQFALLFIGLNCRILFINSACLVFGFFLVFTILAAITIVWLYGGRSWCHYVCPFGMVQMVFTGPRGLLGSQAHQAPPRSITQSMCRTIDSNTSKETSACISCKSPCLDIDAERTYWEYLAKPGRKLLQYGYLGLVSGYFFYYYLYAGNFNYYFSGVWTHEENQLATLFKPGFYLFERAIAIPKLVAVPLTLAFSVGICCLIGSKFEKILFSYFRKRDPHINRQQVLHRVFTLCTFIAFNAFFVYGGRPEILRLPLLVQLTFNAAIVLVSTIWLYRTWGRSYEQYSKESLANKLRRQLKKLSFDFSQFLERRSLDELNSDELYVLATVLPKATRQDRDRVYKGILTEALSEKRFEPDVSKEALQQLRDKLQLRDEEHDRLLTEIIQENPKLINPVSSKNSELSLAKTKFKALRNKQSGNLAKPIQTSYLYRALTQVKGDRHKRPKGYSQDVPTKIRKVEDKID; this comes from the coding sequence ATGTTAAATCGAGTTTCCGAATCAAAAATGCACATTATTAGATGGGTGCTGGTAATTGGTTGGCTACTTCTCATTTTTTCCTTATTTTACGATCCGATTTCACACCATCTCAGCGATCCCAACAACTCGCTCAGTCCTTTTCGCGATCGCATTATTAGTCTTGCCAAGCTGCCCGATAGTTGCGTTAGAGTACAAGGTGAGTGTCTCTCTGAAACGCCTTATCCGATGGGAACCAGGTTTTTTTGGGGTATGATAGTTCCCTGTGCGATCGCGATCGTCTTTGTATTCGGTCACGAAACTTGGCGGCGTATTTGTCCGCTTTATTTTCTTTCTCAAATTCCCCGCACTTTGGGACTAGAGCCTAGATTAAATATTTCTAAAAATAGTTGGCTGGTTCGCAATCATATATACGTACAGTTTGCCCTACTGTTTATTGGTTTGAATTGTCGGATTCTGTTTATTAATTCAGCCTGTCTGGTTTTTGGTTTTTTTCTAGTCTTTACTATTCTTGCCGCTATAACCATAGTTTGGCTTTACGGGGGGCGAAGTTGGTGTCATTATGTTTGTCCTTTTGGCATGGTGCAAATGGTGTTTACAGGACCTAGAGGACTGTTAGGGAGTCAGGCTCATCAAGCTCCCCCTAGAAGCATAACTCAGTCTATGTGTCGCACTATAGATAGCAATACCAGCAAGGAAACTAGTGCCTGTATCAGTTGTAAATCACCTTGTTTGGATATTGATGCCGAGAGAACTTATTGGGAGTATCTAGCCAAGCCTGGGCGTAAATTGTTGCAATACGGTTATTTAGGGCTTGTAAGCGGTTATTTCTTTTACTATTACTTATATGCGGGTAATTTTAATTATTATTTTTCTGGTGTTTGGACTCATGAAGAGAATCAGCTAGCAACGCTTTTTAAGCCTGGTTTTTATCTTTTCGAGCGAGCGATCGCCATTCCCAAACTAGTTGCAGTTCCTCTAACTCTAGCTTTTTCTGTAGGAATATGTTGCCTAATTGGTAGCAAGTTTGAAAAAATACTGTTTTCTTACTTTAGAAAGCGCGATCCCCATATAAATCGTCAACAGGTTTTACATCGAGTTTTTACTCTTTGCACTTTTATTGCTTTCAACGCTTTTTTTGTCTATGGCGGGCGACCAGAAATTTTGCGCCTACCTTTGTTGGTTCAACTAACATTTAATGCCGCGATCGTCTTAGTCAGCACTATTTGGCTATATCGAACCTGGGGGCGTAGTTACGAACAATACAGTAAAGAAAGCCTGGCTAATAAATTACGCCGTCAACTAAAAAAACTATCTTTTGACTTCTCACAGTTTTTAGAAAGACGTTCCCTAGACGAATTAAATTCAGATGAGCTATACGTTTTAGCAACTGTATTGCCTAAAGCTACACGACAAGACCGCGATCGGGTTTACAAGGGAATATTAACAGAAGCATTATCAGAAAAGCGTTTCGAGCCTGATGTGAGTAAAGAAGCGCTCCAGCAACTCCGCGACAAGCTACAGCTTCGGGATGAAGAACACGATCGCCTGTTGACAGAAATCATTCAGGAAAACCCAAAACTTATAAATCCAGTTTCCTCTAAAAACTCCGAGCTTAGTTTGGCTAAAACAAAGTTTAAGGCTCTCAGAAACAAACAAAGTGGGAATCTAGCCAAACCAATTCAGACAAGCTATTTGTATCGTGCATTAACTCAAGTAAAAGGCGATCGCCATAAAAGACCAAAGGGTTACTCCCAGGACGTACCTACAAAAATTAGAAAAGTTGAAGACAAAATCGACTAA
- the speD gene encoding adenosylmethionine decarboxylase codes for MNKIGTHLVLDAWQAPAALLNDPQQIRRALLAAVAAGEGTIIDLCVHQFSPQGITATATLAESHIAIHTWPEHGYFAADLFFCGKGKPERAMKVLQTALQAKNIKLQQVERGFLLPDLLSQP; via the coding sequence GTGAACAAAATAGGAACTCATTTGGTGTTAGATGCTTGGCAGGCACCAGCAGCACTATTAAACGATCCCCAACAAATACGTCGGGCTTTGCTTGCAGCAGTTGCGGCAGGAGAAGGTACAATTATCGATCTCTGCGTACATCAATTTAGTCCGCAAGGCATAACAGCTACAGCTACTTTAGCCGAATCTCATATAGCTATCCATACCTGGCCCGAACACGGTTATTTTGCTGCCGATTTATTTTTTTGCGGCAAAGGAAAGCCAGAAAGAGCCATGAAAGTTTTACAAACAGCACTGCAAGCTAAAAACATTAAATTACAGCAGGTCGAACGAGGCTTTCTTTTGCCAGATTTATTGAGTCAACCTTAG
- a CDS encoding tRNA (guanine-N1)-methyltransferase yields MGNAFYNPQTKIVRDLGILAAAAYRQDNGSLRILDTLAGCGVRSLRYCLESHADYLWINEGNPELHSLLQQNLAPAIASFRLTNFDAHRVFFECYSHRDYYDLVDVDCFGTAAPYLSTMLWATKIGGLMYLTSTDGRTLTGHLPENSLAAYGAIARSHPAAHEQALRLLIGSVQQQAATKGLGIEPLFSLFTGKTYRLMLRLIHKPKLTTKNYGFIAYCHSCGNYQTVTWRKLGKVSCSCPNPSVILSGAMWQGELHQKPYIERLLSMAQQWQWQEAEKLLSKLAAEIDTPPYFYTLGEIGKRGKLDLPRRSQLIKALQDAGYRASKTHINNLAIKTTADIYTCIDIAKQISR; encoded by the coding sequence ATAGGCAACGCCTTTTATAACCCTCAAACCAAAATAGTGAGGGATTTGGGTATTTTAGCTGCTGCTGCCTATCGTCAGGATAATGGCAGCCTGAGAATATTGGATACTTTGGCAGGTTGTGGAGTTCGCAGTTTGCGCTATTGCCTGGAAAGCCATGCCGATTACTTATGGATAAATGAAGGTAATCCCGAATTACATTCTCTGCTGCAACAAAATTTAGCTCCTGCGATCGCATCTTTTCGACTAACTAACTTCGACGCGCATCGAGTTTTTTTTGAGTGTTACTCTCACCGAGACTATTACGATTTGGTTGATGTAGACTGTTTTGGTACTGCCGCTCCCTATCTAAGTACGATGCTGTGGGCGACAAAAATTGGCGGTCTGATGTACCTTACCAGCACTGACGGACGTACTCTAACGGGTCATCTACCAGAAAATAGTTTAGCAGCTTATGGGGCGATCGCTCGTTCCCATCCTGCCGCTCACGAACAGGCTTTAAGATTGTTAATTGGTAGCGTACAGCAGCAGGCGGCTACCAAAGGTTTGGGGATCGAACCTTTATTTTCGCTGTTTACGGGCAAAACCTATCGTTTGATGCTGCGATTAATTCATAAACCCAAGCTAACTACTAAAAATTATGGTTTTATCGCCTACTGTCATAGTTGTGGCAATTACCAAACAGTTACCTGGCGTAAATTGGGTAAAGTTAGCTGTAGCTGTCCCAATCCTTCAGTAATTTTAAGTGGCGCGATGTGGCAGGGAGAACTGCATCAAAAACCATATATCGAGCGTTTGCTGAGTATGGCGCAACAGTGGCAGTGGCAAGAAGCAGAAAAATTACTGTCCAAGCTGGCAGCAGAAATAGATACTCCGCCTTACTTTTATACTTTAGGTGAAATTGGTAAACGAGGTAAGCTAGATCTTCCCAGGCGATCGCAGTTAATCAAAGCCTTACAAGATGCTGGTTATCGAGCCAGTAAGACTCATATCAATAATTTGGCAATAAAAACTACTGCCGATATTTATACCTGTATCGATATCGCCAAACAAATTTCTCGATAA
- a CDS encoding DUF4278 domain-containing protein, with protein MKLTFLGNSYEVNLSPIRITVSNIGGKYRSRFWLRKSHEEQLLPQAYHHLKYRGVRYVSTVYARNSKTSVSVAMETNTSSKYNNLPHLFLKKV; from the coding sequence ATGAAATTAACTTTTTTAGGTAATAGTTATGAAGTAAATTTATCTCCTATTCGCATAACTGTAAGTAACATAGGGGGTAAATACAGAAGCCGTTTTTGGCTGAGAAAATCTCATGAAGAACAGCTTTTGCCCCAAGCTTATCATCACTTAAAATATCGTGGCGTTAGGTATGTAAGTACTGTTTACGCTAGAAATAGCAAAACTTCTGTAAGTGTTGCTATGGAGACAAATACCTCTAGCAAATACAATAATTTACCTCATTTATTTTTAAAAAAGGTATAG
- a CDS encoding TerB family tellurite resistance protein, with product MKTLLKILIGAAWIDGIIQPEERRYLRRVAQEFQLANDPEIRPLLSELRPVQPIECYQWLEDYLGEDHSHEDYLELLEKISGLIYSDGYVDIREAKLIEKIEHLDSANESNKKIFNKLLRKIQKLYRSAMEQHV from the coding sequence ATGAAAACATTACTTAAAATTTTAATTGGTGCTGCTTGGATAGACGGCATTATTCAACCAGAAGAAAGAAGATATTTACGTCGCGTGGCGCAAGAATTTCAACTGGCAAACGATCCCGAAATTAGACCTTTATTGTCAGAACTGCGTCCCGTACAGCCTATAGAATGCTATCAGTGGTTAGAAGATTATTTAGGAGAAGATCATTCTCACGAAGACTATTTGGAGTTGCTAGAAAAAATTAGTGGCTTGATCTACAGCGACGGCTATGTTGATATTCGCGAAGCCAAACTAATTGAAAAGATCGAGCATTTAGATTCTGCCAACGAATCTAACAAAAAGATATTTAATAAACTATTGAGAAAAATTCAAAAGCTATATCGGTCGGCAATGGAACAGCATGTATGA
- a CDS encoding 16S rRNA (cytosine(967)-C(5))-methyltransferase, which translates to MIDRLPATNSRQLAFLALKNVYQQQAYTDIALDRVLRNQSIERQDRGLVCELVYGVVRRQRTLDALIDRLGKKNARQQPLDLRIILHLGLYQLRYSDRIPPSAAVNTSVELAKANGLNKLAGVVNGILREYLRQAEHGDPLRLPEDTVQRLGILHSFPDWIVKTWLEQLSFTEAEKLAMWFNQSPHIDLRVNILKTTVAEVTAALKAKGVSVSPMPHLPQALRINNSTGEITSLPGYKEGWWVVQDSSAQLVSHFLDPQPGETIIDACAAPGGKTTHIAELMSDRGFVIACDRATKRLEKVRANAARLQLKSITIQTGDSRNLTQFKETGDRVLLDAPCSGLGTLGKRPDIRWRHPEAIDKLVELQKELLAEVATWVKPNGVLVYATCTLNYVENKKVIQTFLKHNPNWRVQLPMASSPASHFVDPEGWIEIYPHHNNMDGFFMVKLQKIL; encoded by the coding sequence ATGATCGACCGCCTACCAGCTACCAACTCTCGCCAATTAGCTTTTCTCGCCTTAAAAAATGTTTACCAACAGCAGGCATATACCGACATTGCCTTAGATCGCGTTTTGCGAAACCAGTCTATTGAAAGACAAGATCGCGGTTTGGTTTGCGAACTGGTGTATGGAGTAGTACGCCGCCAGCGAACCCTGGATGCTTTAATCGATCGCCTGGGCAAAAAAAATGCCCGACAGCAACCTTTAGATTTGCGAATTATCTTACACTTAGGTTTGTATCAATTACGCTATAGCGATCGCATTCCCCCCTCGGCGGCGGTAAACACCAGCGTCGAACTTGCCAAAGCCAACGGTTTAAACAAGCTAGCGGGGGTAGTAAACGGTATATTGCGTGAATATCTCCGACAGGCAGAACATGGCGATCCCTTGCGGCTTCCAGAAGATACCGTACAAAGGTTGGGTATTTTACACAGCTTTCCCGACTGGATCGTTAAAACTTGGTTAGAACAACTGTCATTTACTGAAGCTGAGAAACTAGCGATGTGGTTCAACCAGTCGCCGCATATCGATCTGCGAGTTAATATTCTCAAAACTACAGTAGCAGAAGTAACGGCTGCTTTAAAAGCTAAGGGTGTATCCGTGTCCCCCATGCCGCATTTACCTCAAGCTTTGCGGATTAATAATAGTACGGGAGAAATTACTTCTTTACCAGGATATAAAGAAGGCTGGTGGGTAGTGCAAGACAGCAGCGCACAACTAGTAAGCCATTTTCTCGATCCCCAGCCTGGAGAAACGATTATCGATGCCTGTGCCGCACCAGGAGGAAAAACCACTCATATTGCCGAATTAATGAGCGATCGCGGGTTCGTTATTGCTTGCGATCGCGCTACCAAACGCCTGGAAAAAGTTAGAGCTAACGCCGCACGCTTACAGTTAAAATCTATTACAATACAAACGGGTGACAGTCGTAACTTAACACAATTTAAAGAAACAGGCGATCGAGTCTTATTAGACGCACCCTGTTCTGGTTTGGGGACTTTAGGCAAACGTCCCGACATTCGTTGGCGACATCCAGAGGCAATTGATAAACTTGTTGAGTTACAAAAGGAACTGTTAGCAGAAGTAGCAACCTGGGTAAAACCAAACGGTGTTTTGGTATATGCCACTTGTACTCTCAACTATGTAGAAAATAAAAAAGTAATACAAACTTTTTTAAAACACAATCCTAATTGGAGAGTACAATTACCTATGGCTTCATCTCCCGCCAGTCATTTTGTCGATCCAGAAGGCTGGATCGAAATTTATCCTCACCATAACAATATGGACGGATTTTTCATGGTGAAGTTACAAAAAATTTTGTAG